One part of the Polyangiaceae bacterium genome encodes these proteins:
- a CDS encoding collagen-like protein, translating into MKKTSLVLILAGAFGAAVACSGDDGADGKQGPQGEPGEQGDPGTQGDPGIPGEAGVPGEAGTNGEAGTTPEGGLTASCLGPCHGFTGIVEQWKSSTHYATYIANLGGEEVETWTGERACGNCHAIDAIEQRVAGNVLAPGGSAPTHAANGQLNYLKGSAVTESNYGGHASVAVVHCTTCHDSSPQNDPHRTGKQVYEAGDFPLRGPTGPTDQTYIEKSSAVGVSDGTEAGTYNKGNACIWCHKSRKDVTNYITASNRFSAYWGPHEGPQSDIYTGKGGYQYSGQTYTSSSHQAFTNGCVDCHMAPVATNGDIGDHSFRPQLSTCQSAGCHVAATSFDVAGGQSAMKEGIRELRTALNDKGYLSREGVAPLTAAQLADNFFIEDQPASVSNVPADDAGAMYNYLLLARGSGYGVHNPVYTRQLIYDSVFSLTGAAPATIPTRPQ; encoded by the coding sequence ATGAAAAAAACGTCCCTCGTCCTGATATTGGCGGGTGCCTTTGGCGCCGCTGTGGCTTGTTCCGGAGATGATGGTGCCGATGGAAAGCAAGGTCCCCAAGGGGAACCTGGCGAACAAGGCGATCCCGGGACCCAAGGCGATCCGGGTATCCCCGGGGAAGCGGGCGTACCGGGTGAAGCGGGAACGAACGGCGAAGCGGGCACCACGCCGGAAGGCGGACTCACCGCCTCTTGCCTCGGCCCCTGCCACGGCTTCACGGGCATCGTGGAGCAGTGGAAGTCCAGCACCCACTACGCGACGTACATCGCGAACCTCGGTGGCGAAGAGGTCGAGACCTGGACCGGCGAGCGCGCGTGCGGCAACTGCCACGCGATCGACGCGATTGAGCAGCGCGTCGCCGGCAACGTGTTGGCTCCCGGCGGAAGCGCCCCAACCCACGCCGCCAACGGCCAGCTGAACTACCTCAAGGGTAGCGCGGTGACCGAGTCCAACTACGGCGGCCACGCAAGCGTCGCGGTCGTCCACTGCACGACCTGCCACGACTCGAGTCCGCAGAACGATCCTCACCGCACCGGCAAGCAAGTCTACGAAGCAGGCGACTTCCCGCTACGTGGACCGACGGGACCGACGGACCAGACGTACATCGAGAAGAGCTCCGCCGTGGGCGTGTCGGACGGCACCGAGGCCGGCACCTACAACAAGGGCAACGCCTGCATCTGGTGTCACAAGTCGCGCAAGGACGTGACCAACTACATCACCGCGAGCAACCGCTTCTCCGCCTACTGGGGTCCGCATGAAGGCCCGCAGTCGGACATCTACACTGGCAAGGGCGGCTATCAGTACAGCGGTCAGACGTACACCTCGTCGTCGCACCAGGCGTTCACCAACGGCTGCGTCGATTGCCACATGGCCCCCGTCGCAACCAACGGCGATATCGGAGATCACTCCTTCCGGCCGCAGCTGTCCACGTGCCAGTCCGCAGGCTGCCACGTCGCTGCGACCAGCTTCGACGTAGCCGGCGGCCAGAGCGCGATGAAGGAAGGCATTCGTGAGCTGCGCACGGCCCTCAACGACAAGGGCTACCTGTCCCGTGAAGGCGTGGCCCCCCTCACCGCAGCTCAGCTGGCCGACAACTTCTTCATCGAAGACCAGCCAGCCAGCGTGAGCAACGTCCCCGCAGACGACGCCGGCGCCATGTACAACTACCTGCTCCTCGCCCGAGGCAGCGGCTACGGCGTCCACAACCCGGTCTACACCCGTCAGCTGATCTACGACTCCGTGTTCTCGCTGACGGGCGCCGCACCGGCGACCATCCCAACCCGCCCGCAGTGA